The Bacillus alveayuensis genome contains the following window.
CTTCAATTAAAAAACGGTAAATAAGATCAGCCTTAATGATCGGTTTATCGTCATCTATATTTAAATATGACTTTTCCATTAGAAAGACAACAATTCCCATAAATAAATCAACTATTTGAAGTGGAATAGATTTATGTGATTCTTTATACCATGCTTTATTAACATAATATTTCATACCACGATAAATTGCATGTGCATTCATTTGCTGCTTTAACTTTGAATATACCCTCATGCTTCCATATTCAGGACTGTGATCGACTACAATTTCAACTGTTCTATAATCGTTTGAAAGACCTCTAGTTAATCCATAAAAGAGTCTTTCTGGAATTTTAACATAAAATAAATTACGTAATTCTGTAACTGTAATATCGGCATTTCTAGCAAAATCAAATGCAATAGCGTTATCTACGACAAATATGTTAATTTGTAAGTTTGTTTTTATGAAATGGTGTAAACAATATATGTAGGGAGCAATATCCTTGTCATTTTTATATTCAGTAAAGTGATATTCACTCTTCTTACCTGTTATTCTTAAAATCTTGTTGATATCCATCACTATACTGTCACATAAAGATTGTTCAACACCAAAAGCACCATAGTAAGAATATTTTTTCTCTGCATCTAATTTATTTGACTCGTCGAAAAAGATATTGTATTTCAAAAGTTATCACCTTCTTGACTATAAATGAATATTTGTTTATAATTTACATATAATATAGTATGTATTACTTCCAGTCACCGTTTTGATAGGGAGTTTTTAAAGAAGAGACCATCCAGTCACCGTTTTGACAG
Protein-coding sequences here:
- a CDS encoding hypothetical protein (product_source=Hypo-rule applied; cath_funfam=3.30.40.30; superfamily=160713); its protein translation is MKYNIFFDESNKLDAEKKYSYYGAFGVEQSLCDSIVMDINKILRITGKKSEYHFTEYKNDKDIAPYIYCLHHFIKTNLQINIFVVDNAIAFDFARNADITVTELRNLFYVKIPERLFYGLTRGLSNDYRTVEIVVDHSPEYGSMRVYSKLKQQMNAHAIYRGMKYYVNKAWYKESHKSIPLQIVDLFMGIVVFLMEKSYLNIDDDKPIIKADLIYRFLIEENNIDLFQQHINIFKWDGQKDIIHEVNISDYLSQFMAFKTQFDINEMTKIMRIRKPNDSTKDLRLKMGYSNNQLRMLLGYLDQLDDKGRNTFIMKNYYKSFKT